A region of candidate division KSB1 bacterium DNA encodes the following proteins:
- a CDS encoding DUF444 family protein has product MVKKIEKDVARFNKIVKGTIRKDLAKYISNGELIGRRGKELVSIPIPQIETPRFKFDYMQAGGVGQGEGKEGTSIGFEPDSQGTGKAGDQPGQHIREVEISLQELAEILGEELKLPRIEPKGKSNILTQKDKYTVIRNTGPESLRHFKRTYKAALKRQISSQSYDFEFPIVVPIREDVRYKSWKETKLPETNAVIFYIMDVSGSMGDEQKEIVRIESFWIDTWLKANYKGLSTRYIVHDAAAYEVNEETFFTLRESGGTIISTAYKLCSQIIEKEYSPNEWNIYFFQFSDGDNWGETDNSKCIDILNNQLLPACNLFGYGQVKSDYGSGEYINFLENHLGSEEKLILSEIDSKDDILNSIKDFLGKGL; this is encoded by the coding sequence ATGGTGAAAAAAATTGAAAAAGATGTTGCTCGATTTAACAAGATTGTAAAAGGAACCATCAGGAAAGACCTGGCGAAATACATTTCAAATGGTGAACTGATCGGTCGAAGAGGGAAGGAATTAGTGAGTATACCAATTCCTCAGATTGAAACTCCAAGATTCAAATTTGATTATATGCAAGCCGGTGGCGTGGGGCAGGGGGAAGGTAAAGAAGGTACATCTATTGGATTTGAACCGGATAGTCAAGGGACTGGCAAAGCTGGCGATCAGCCAGGCCAGCATATCCGTGAAGTGGAAATTAGTTTGCAAGAGCTTGCCGAAATCCTTGGCGAGGAATTAAAACTTCCCCGGATAGAGCCAAAGGGTAAGAGTAACATCTTAACTCAAAAAGATAAGTATACGGTCATTCGAAACACCGGCCCTGAATCTTTACGTCATTTTAAGAGAACCTATAAAGCTGCGTTAAAGAGGCAAATATCTTCCCAAAGCTATGATTTCGAATTTCCGATTGTAGTGCCAATTCGTGAGGATGTTCGCTACAAATCCTGGAAAGAAACCAAATTACCCGAAACCAATGCAGTCATTTTCTACATTATGGATGTATCCGGGTCGATGGGGGATGAACAGAAAGAAATCGTTAGAATTGAGTCTTTTTGGATTGATACCTGGCTAAAAGCAAATTATAAAGGCCTCAGCACAAGGTATATTGTCCACGATGCTGCAGCTTATGAGGTCAATGAGGAGACATTCTTTACGTTGAGAGAAAGTGGAGGGACCATTATTTCGACTGCTTATAAATTGTGTTCGCAGATTATTGAAAAAGAGTATAGCCCCAATGAATGGAATATTTATTTCTTCCAGTTTTCAGATGGAGATAATTGGGGTGAAACCGACAATTCAAAATGTATCGACATTTTGAACAATCAATTATTACCCGCCTGCAATTTATTTGGATATGGCCAGGTAAAAAGTGATTATGGTTCCGGAGAGTATATAAACTTTCTGGAAAACCACCTGGGATCAGAGGAAAAACTGATTTTGTCAGAGATAGATTCCAAAGATGATATTTTGAATTCTATTAAAGATTTTCTCGGAAAAGGATTATGA
- a CDS encoding SpoVR family protein, translating into MALDIEKLKVAKDQIKEYAESYGLDLYETIFEIVDYAQMNELASFGGFPNRYPHWRFGMEYQQMRKSYAYGLHRIYEMVINNNPSYAYLLNSNKLSDQKLVMAHVYAHVDFFKNNLWFEHTDRRMIDEMANHATRIRRYIEKYGYETVEDFIDSCLTIENLIDYHSPFIRRNPKDILDQDEEQHPIVYKMKSKSYLDSYVNPKEFLEQQKLVQENEIKKSRVFPQHSAKDILQFLIEYAPIKKWQQDILSIIREEAYYFAPQGQTKIMNEGWATYWHSRMMAEKILTDADIIDYADHHSATVATSTGRLNPYKLGVELFRDIKDRWDKGRFGKEFEECDNLKSRMNWDMHLGLGIEKIFEVRKLYNDVTFIDTFLTEDFVREQKMFTYEFDNRDKAYKIDSREFDKIKKKLLTSLTNLGQPAIEIKNANYENRGELYLFHRFDGVELQYKYAQETLENLHKIWTRPVLLESTFNGNPGVLSVDGEDFNLQKVSDPAV; encoded by the coding sequence ATGGCATTAGACATTGAAAAACTAAAAGTAGCTAAAGATCAAATTAAAGAATATGCCGAAAGCTATGGTTTGGATTTATATGAAACCATATTTGAGATAGTGGATTACGCGCAAATGAATGAATTGGCCAGCTTTGGTGGTTTTCCTAATCGCTATCCGCACTGGCGTTTTGGTATGGAATATCAGCAAATGCGAAAAAGTTATGCCTATGGACTCCATCGTATTTATGAAATGGTGATTAATAACAATCCATCTTATGCTTATCTGCTAAATTCAAACAAGTTGTCTGATCAAAAACTCGTTATGGCCCATGTTTACGCTCATGTGGATTTTTTTAAAAATAACCTTTGGTTTGAGCATACGGATCGTCGCATGATTGATGAAATGGCTAATCATGCTACCAGAATTCGTCGCTATATTGAAAAATATGGGTATGAAACTGTTGAGGATTTTATAGACAGCTGTCTCACTATCGAGAATCTCATTGATTATCATTCGCCATTCATTCGGAGAAATCCTAAAGATATCTTGGATCAAGATGAGGAACAACATCCGATTGTGTATAAAATGAAAAGCAAATCTTACCTGGATTCTTATGTAAATCCTAAGGAATTTCTGGAGCAACAGAAATTAGTACAAGAAAACGAAATTAAAAAAAGTAGGGTGTTTCCGCAGCATTCAGCAAAAGATATCCTTCAATTTCTGATCGAATATGCCCCGATAAAGAAGTGGCAACAGGACATTCTTTCTATCATCCGGGAAGAAGCATATTATTTTGCCCCACAAGGTCAAACGAAAATCATGAACGAAGGTTGGGCAACATATTGGCATTCCCGAATGATGGCTGAGAAAATCTTAACCGATGCAGATATTATTGATTATGCTGACCATCATTCAGCAACTGTCGCAACTTCCACAGGGAGATTAAACCCGTACAAATTGGGTGTTGAATTGTTTAGGGACATCAAAGATCGGTGGGATAAAGGAAGATTTGGCAAAGAATTCGAGGAATGTGACAATTTAAAAAGTAGAATGAATTGGGATATGCACCTGGGTTTGGGAATAGAAAAAATATTTGAAGTACGCAAGCTTTATAATGATGTAACATTCATTGATACCTTTCTAACCGAAGATTTTGTGCGTGAACAAAAAATGTTCACGTATGAATTTGATAATCGGGATAAGGCTTATAAAATTGATAGCCGGGAGTTTGACAAAATTAAAAAAAAACTGTTAACAAGTTTAACGAATTTGGGGCAGCCAGCCATTGAAATTAAAAATGCAAATTATGAAAATAGGGGAGAGCTGTATCTGTTTCATCGTTTTGATGGTGTTGAACTACAATATAAATATGCCCAGGAAACCCTAGAAAATTTACACAAAATATGGACAAGACCTGTTTTGCTTGAAAGTACATTTAATGGAAATCCCGGAGTTTTATCTGTTGATGGTGAAGATTTTAATCTTCAGAAAGTGTCTGATCCGGCAGTATAG
- a CDS encoding ribonuclease HII produces MVSVSRQVIDNLVYENKLDLQGYKRIAGIDEAGRGPLAGPVVAAAVILPADQMIPEVTDSKLLDDKKRRELFKLIKETAFSIGVGIVPHAEIDRINILQATFKAMSLAVDVLPCKADYALIDGNQQPDLQVPMSTIVGGDLKSYSIAAASIIAKVTRDNLMIQYDEKYPLYSFAQNKGYSTQVHRKAIERYGPCPIHRRSFNWISG; encoded by the coding sequence ATGGTTTCGGTTTCCAGACAAGTAATAGATAATTTGGTTTATGAAAATAAATTAGATCTTCAAGGTTACAAACGAATTGCGGGAATCGATGAAGCAGGTCGTGGTCCCCTGGCTGGTCCTGTTGTCGCTGCTGCGGTTATTTTACCTGCTGATCAAATGATTCCTGAAGTAACAGATTCCAAATTGTTGGATGATAAAAAAAGGAGAGAGCTTTTTAAATTAATAAAGGAAACTGCATTTTCTATCGGGGTTGGAATTGTCCCACATGCAGAAATTGATCGGATCAATATTCTGCAGGCAACTTTTAAGGCAATGTCTTTAGCTGTGGATGTATTACCGTGCAAGGCTGATTACGCATTGATTGATGGTAATCAACAACCAGACCTGCAAGTCCCAATGTCAACAATAGTTGGGGGTGATTTGAAATCTTATTCTATCGCGGCTGCTTCAATTATCGCCAAAGTGACAAGAGATAATTTAATGATTCAGTATGATGAAAAATATCCCTTGTATAGTTTTGCTCAAAATAAAGGCTACAGCACTCAAGTTCATCGCAAAGCAATAGAAAGATATGGTCCATGCCCAATTCATCGAAGATCTTTTAATTGGATTTCAGGATGA
- a CDS encoding S9 family peptidase has translation MKKISLIVLFFVYPFSGVLAQQTEQRPMTVDDGLNMVRVGDALMSPDGEWVFFSKSELDWKKNKRKKKYYRISSEGGEAYQFIGEEGGSSFRFSPKGTWLSFIRSVGDKDKDKDKESQIFIMRTNGGEAVQLTKHKKGLSRYLWTKDESKIIFLANEPKSKEDEKKKKDGYDAIAVDEGPNGQRAGSWRNLWLFDVESKEEKRITNENFIIGNFDVSPDGKRILFTARFENRRNQGNLSEIYMMTIEDSVKTRLTENRAPESRLLWAPDGKTFAYIAADDKEWELRNSKIWLMNPDTKEYHLLSGDFEGRIRSLFWTPDSKSILFSALQRTNTNLYKLDVKKKSIQQITNKVGSLSANSFSKDRKKFVYTYSNFDTPSDLFTANVGKFKPTRLTDANPWIKKEIKLAKGEVIGWNSKDGLEIEGLLYLPESYKKGEKLPLILNIHGGPAGVFTNNFSARYHVYAGLGYASLCPNVRGSSGYSDEFLRGNMHDIGGGDYQDLMTGVDTIIENGIADPEKLGLRGWSYGGILGGWTITQTDRFKAASVGAMVSDWTSEYGPGFNYDVRLWYIGDTPWNNSEGYRQKSSLTHASNVTTPTIIFHGINDRTDTEPQSMMFFAALKDMGKTARYLRFPREPHGFRELRHQRTRDIEEIRWMQKYVLDIDWEPWIREEDKKKDEEKDGEKEISILDRFSEK, from the coding sequence ATGAAAAAAATATCGCTAATCGTGTTGTTCTTTGTATACCCGTTTTCCGGCGTTCTCGCTCAGCAAACTGAACAAAGACCCATGACTGTCGATGATGGTCTGAACATGGTCAGGGTTGGTGATGCTTTAATGTCACCGGATGGGGAATGGGTTTTCTTTTCCAAATCTGAGTTGGATTGGAAAAAGAATAAACGCAAAAAAAAGTATTATAGAATTTCCTCAGAAGGCGGCGAGGCATACCAATTTATCGGGGAAGAAGGCGGCAGTTCGTTCCGGTTTTCGCCCAAAGGGACCTGGCTGTCGTTCATTCGGTCGGTTGGCGATAAAGACAAAGACAAAGACAAAGAAAGCCAGATATTCATCATGCGAACCAATGGCGGCGAAGCGGTCCAACTCACCAAGCATAAAAAGGGATTATCGCGCTATCTATGGACGAAAGATGAGTCTAAAATCATTTTTCTTGCCAACGAGCCCAAGAGCAAAGAAGATGAAAAAAAGAAGAAAGACGGCTATGACGCCATTGCTGTCGATGAAGGACCAAACGGCCAACGAGCGGGTAGTTGGCGCAACCTGTGGCTGTTCGATGTGGAATCCAAAGAGGAAAAGAGAATCACCAATGAGAATTTCATCATCGGCAATTTTGATGTTTCGCCCGATGGCAAAAGGATCCTTTTTACAGCACGCTTTGAGAACCGCCGCAACCAGGGCAACCTGTCGGAAATTTATATGATGACAATAGAAGATTCAGTCAAGACTCGGCTCACCGAAAATCGTGCTCCAGAAAGTCGACTGCTCTGGGCGCCGGATGGTAAAACTTTTGCGTATATTGCCGCTGATGATAAGGAGTGGGAATTGCGCAACAGCAAGATCTGGCTGATGAATCCGGATACCAAAGAATACCACCTGCTATCGGGTGATTTCGAAGGCCGGATCCGCAGCTTATTTTGGACGCCAGACAGTAAAAGTATTCTGTTCAGCGCACTACAACGAACCAATACCAACCTGTATAAACTGGATGTGAAAAAGAAAAGCATCCAGCAGATCACCAATAAAGTGGGCTCATTATCTGCAAATTCATTTTCGAAAGATCGAAAGAAATTCGTATATACATACTCTAATTTTGACACTCCTTCAGATCTATTTACCGCTAATGTTGGCAAATTCAAACCAACTCGATTGACTGATGCCAATCCATGGATCAAAAAAGAAATTAAGCTGGCAAAAGGGGAAGTCATTGGCTGGAACAGCAAAGACGGTCTGGAAATTGAAGGGCTGTTGTACTTACCAGAGAGCTATAAGAAAGGTGAAAAGCTGCCTCTTATATTGAATATTCATGGCGGCCCTGCAGGTGTATTTACCAATAATTTCAGCGCTCGATACCATGTTTATGCTGGTTTGGGCTATGCGTCCCTATGTCCAAATGTACGCGGCAGCAGCGGCTACAGCGATGAATTTCTACGCGGTAACATGCACGATATCGGCGGCGGCGATTACCAGGATTTGATGACGGGCGTGGATACTATTATCGAAAATGGAATTGCCGATCCGGAGAAACTCGGGTTGCGCGGCTGGAGTTATGGCGGCATCCTCGGCGGCTGGACCATCACCCAAACGGATCGTTTTAAGGCTGCCTCTGTAGGCGCGATGGTTTCCGATTGGACTTCCGAATATGGCCCCGGTTTCAACTATGATGTGCGATTGTGGTATATCGGCGACACTCCCTGGAACAATTCCGAAGGCTACCGGCAAAAATCGTCGTTAACCCATGCTTCTAATGTTACCACACCGACCATCATTTTTCATGGCATCAACGACCGCACCGACACGGAACCGCAAAGCATGATGTTCTTTGCCGCATTAAAGGATATGGGTAAAACCGCCCGGTATTTGCGTTTTCCACGTGAGCCACACGGCTTTCGTGAACTCCGGCACCAACGCACCAGGGATATCGAAGAGATCCGCTGGATGCAAAAGTATGTCCTGGACATAGACTGGGAACCGTGGATTCGGGAAGAGGATAAAAAGAAAGATGAGGAAAAGGATGGTGAAAAAGAGATCTCTATTTTGGACCGGTTCAGTGAAAAATGA
- a CDS encoding YraN family protein has translation MSTHRQLLGRKGEEIAERFLIQKNYEIIQRNYRRYRGEIDLIAKDGDCLVFVEVKSVSSDRFGSPINKVNEQKRKQLGKIAMAYYQEFDLFDQDSRFDIVTVIFNGSKYIVDHIENAFWLENSS, from the coding sequence ATGAGTACTCATCGGCAATTGCTTGGCCGAAAGGGTGAAGAAATCGCAGAAAGATTCCTGATCCAAAAGAATTATGAGATCATACAGCGCAACTACCGTCGTTATCGAGGAGAGATTGATTTGATCGCAAAGGATGGCGACTGCCTGGTATTTGTCGAAGTGAAGAGCGTTTCGAGTGACAGATTTGGTTCGCCTATTAACAAAGTTAATGAACAAAAACGAAAACAACTGGGAAAAATTGCAATGGCTTACTATCAGGAATTTGATTTATTCGATCAGGATAGTCGCTTTGATATTGTGACCGTCATCTTTAATGGGAGTAAATATATAGTCGATCATATAGAAAATGCCTTTTGGTTGGAAAATTCATCTTGA
- a CDS encoding sodium:solute symporter family protein produces MNTKYIYWLGLLLYSTAVLYIGWRGFRRTKTSPKPDTEFWNAGRSLSGWSAGISISASFMSISWSCVYTVQLYYWYGLGALWLVPIPWLLTMAGYYFFTSHFRKLPAFSQPEMVANRFGQRARTFLALPLAFVFLVWGGAEIFAAAHVLSPLLELPFHLVLAFIAVVVASYSLMGGFSAVVITDRIQFALVAFFITAIAWISGSVILSETSISNWLTDLPSPPKVNSSALAFLAPGLPLIFLTLIAYLPGWLVESDIWLRLQASKNDSAARKAVVISFANSLLFLALLPMIIGFAALYLYPPEGTMIPANLNDGASIFSVFMQNHAPVWLSVILSIGLAAAAMSTIDTCGNVVALSLSYDLVEPILMKRKAIINQTTISRWMSAGAVGLAYLYALFTDSLWDMFYLSSGILTTTIFIPMLAVFSKSAKKSSVEASAATGFIATILFYFLESRGYLAALEPETLANTGLGYILWGLLAAGIAYGFGQRRGERD; encoded by the coding sequence ATGAACACCAAATACATCTACTGGCTCGGCCTGCTGCTCTACTCCACCGCCGTGCTATACATCGGCTGGAGAGGCTTCCGACGTACAAAAACCAGCCCGAAACCAGACACCGAATTCTGGAACGCCGGTCGCTCCTTGTCCGGTTGGTCTGCCGGCATCTCCATCTCGGCCAGTTTTATGTCGATTAGCTGGTCGTGCGTGTACACGGTGCAACTCTACTATTGGTATGGCCTGGGCGCGCTGTGGCTGGTGCCGATCCCCTGGCTGTTGACCATGGCAGGCTATTATTTCTTTACTTCGCATTTTCGCAAACTGCCGGCATTTTCCCAACCGGAAATGGTCGCCAATCGTTTTGGCCAACGAGCCCGGACGTTTTTGGCACTGCCGTTGGCATTTGTGTTTTTGGTCTGGGGCGGCGCCGAGATCTTTGCCGCGGCCCATGTGTTAAGTCCGTTGCTTGAGTTGCCATTTCACCTGGTATTGGCGTTTATCGCGGTGGTGGTTGCCTCGTACTCCCTCATGGGAGGGTTCTCTGCCGTCGTGATTACCGACCGGATTCAATTTGCCCTGGTGGCATTTTTTATTACCGCTATTGCCTGGATTTCAGGCAGTGTTATTTTATCTGAAACTTCCATTTCGAACTGGCTAACCGACTTACCTTCGCCGCCTAAAGTAAATTCCTCGGCATTGGCTTTTCTGGCTCCCGGCCTGCCCCTTATTTTTTTAACATTGATTGCTTACCTGCCGGGATGGCTGGTGGAAAGCGATATCTGGCTGCGGTTACAGGCTTCCAAAAATGACAGCGCTGCTCGCAAAGCGGTGGTCATTTCTTTTGCCAATTCCCTATTATTCCTGGCTTTACTGCCGATGATCATCGGGTTTGCGGCGCTGTATCTCTATCCGCCCGAAGGCACGATGATTCCCGCAAATTTGAATGACGGCGCTTCGATCTTTTCGGTGTTTATGCAAAACCATGCGCCGGTTTGGCTCAGTGTTATCCTGAGTATTGGCCTGGCTGCGGCAGCCATGTCCACCATAGATACTTGCGGCAATGTAGTTGCGCTGTCCCTGTCCTATGATCTGGTGGAACCGATCCTCATGAAAAGGAAAGCAATAATTAACCAAACCACAATTTCCCGCTGGATGTCGGCTGGCGCGGTCGGACTGGCTTATCTCTATGCCCTGTTCACCGATTCGCTCTGGGATATGTTCTATCTTTCTTCGGGGATTCTAACCACCACGATCTTTATTCCCATGCTGGCGGTCTTTTCCAAAAGTGCAAAAAAAAGCAGCGTCGAAGCCTCGGCAGCAACCGGCTTTATCGCCACCATTTTATTCTATTTCCTCGAAAGCCGCGGCTATCTGGCAGCGCTGGAACCTGAGACTCTTGCCAATACCGGATTGGGATATATTTTGTGGGGGTTGCTGGCGGCGGGGATTGCTTATGGGTTTGGGCAGAGGAGAGGTGAGCGGGATTGA
- a CDS encoding serine protein kinase translates to MSSQKKEVIVASKNGENHSILNKMRDMIEPKHYQQLSWSGTFEEYLQLIKKDPNILRNAYQRVYDMILTAGYDEYVDNKDKIIHYNFFDDPTHNGKDAIFGLDLSLMKLIHLFKSASKSYGTQNRVLLLHGPVGSSKSTIVRLIKKGLEAYSLKDEGALYSYSWKLKDNEGNETWENCPMHEDPIHLIPLEVRKTLVDDLEIDLMGNMKVLQSELCPFCRYYFKEKLDRYNGDWVSVIGDVKIRRIVLSEQDRIGIGTFQPKDEKNQDSTELTGDINYRKIAIYGSDSDPRAFNFDGEFNIANRGIIEFIEVLKLEVAFLYDLLGASQEHKIKPKKFAQTDIDEVIIGHTNEPEYKRLQNNEFMEALRDRTVKIDIPYITRLDCEIKIYEKDFNADKIKGKHIAPHTIEMASMWAVLTRLEDPKHAQLTMMQKLKLYNGKTLPGFTEDSVKELMAETSREGMDGISPRYIQDKISNALVNEDESCVNPFMVLNELESGLEHHSLIGSNEQRHRYRDLLALVKEEYEDIVKNEVQRAIAADEEALTRLCANYIDNIKAYTQKEKVKNRYTGQSEEPDERSMRSIEEKIEIPESRKEDFRREIMNYIGALAIEGRTFDYRTNERLQKALELKLFEDQKDSIKLTSLISHVVDKDTQEKIDVVKSRMIKYYNYCDVCATDVLQYVASIFARGDVKGNS, encoded by the coding sequence ATGAGTAGTCAAAAAAAAGAAGTAATTGTTGCTTCTAAGAATGGGGAAAATCATTCAATTTTAAACAAAATGCGGGATATGATAGAACCAAAACACTATCAACAACTTAGTTGGTCGGGCACTTTTGAGGAGTATCTCCAACTAATAAAAAAAGATCCTAACATTCTTCGCAATGCATACCAACGTGTTTATGATATGATATTGACTGCAGGATATGATGAATATGTTGACAACAAAGATAAAATTATTCATTACAATTTTTTTGACGATCCGACTCATAATGGCAAGGATGCTATTTTCGGCTTGGATCTCTCATTGATGAAGTTGATCCATCTTTTTAAATCTGCTAGTAAATCTTACGGCACACAGAACCGTGTTCTACTTCTCCACGGTCCGGTAGGAAGCTCAAAAAGTACAATTGTCCGCTTAATTAAAAAAGGTTTAGAGGCTTATTCTCTAAAGGATGAGGGAGCATTATACTCGTATTCCTGGAAACTTAAAGACAACGAAGGAAACGAAACATGGGAAAACTGCCCCATGCATGAAGATCCGATTCATTTAATTCCCTTGGAAGTTCGAAAAACTTTGGTTGATGATCTTGAAATTGATCTCATGGGAAACATGAAAGTATTGCAATCTGAATTATGCCCCTTTTGCCGTTATTATTTTAAAGAAAAATTAGACCGGTATAATGGAGATTGGGTGAGTGTTATCGGCGATGTAAAAATTCGAAGAATTGTATTGTCCGAACAGGACAGAATCGGCATTGGAACATTTCAACCAAAGGATGAAAAAAATCAAGATTCTACAGAGTTAACGGGAGATATCAATTATCGTAAAATTGCAATTTATGGCTCAGATTCTGATCCTAGAGCTTTCAATTTCGATGGTGAGTTTAACATTGCAAACCGGGGGATTATAGAATTCATTGAAGTCTTGAAACTCGAGGTTGCTTTCTTATACGATCTTTTGGGTGCGTCACAAGAACATAAGATCAAACCCAAGAAGTTTGCACAAACAGATATTGATGAAGTGATCATAGGCCATACAAATGAACCGGAATATAAAAGGCTACAAAACAATGAATTCATGGAAGCTTTGAGAGATAGAACTGTCAAAATTGATATTCCTTACATTACTCGTTTGGATTGTGAAATAAAGATCTACGAGAAGGATTTTAATGCTGATAAAATTAAAGGAAAGCATATCGCCCCGCATACAATCGAAATGGCCTCGATGTGGGCTGTGTTAACAAGATTAGAAGATCCAAAACATGCCCAACTCACAATGATGCAGAAATTAAAACTTTACAACGGAAAAACCTTACCTGGATTTACAGAGGATAGCGTTAAAGAATTGATGGCGGAAACCAGCAGGGAGGGAATGGACGGTATCTCGCCGAGATATATTCAGGATAAAATATCTAATGCTTTAGTGAATGAAGACGAAAGCTGTGTAAATCCTTTTATGGTTTTAAACGAATTAGAATCAGGGCTAGAGCATCATAGTCTAATCGGTTCTAATGAGCAACGCCATCGTTATCGAGATCTTCTTGCCTTGGTAAAAGAAGAATACGAAGATATCGTAAAAAACGAAGTCCAGCGTGCAATAGCTGCCGATGAAGAAGCCTTAACCAGGCTCTGTGCCAATTATATTGACAACATTAAAGCTTATACGCAAAAAGAAAAAGTAAAAAATCGTTATACCGGCCAAAGCGAAGAACCGGATGAGCGTTCGATGCGATCGATAGAAGAAAAAATTGAAATTCCCGAAAGCAGGAAAGAAGATTTCAGAAGAGAAATTATGAATTATATTGGTGCGTTAGCAATTGAAGGAAGAACGTTTGATTATCGGACAAATGAACGCTTGCAAAAGGCGCTTGAGTTGAAATTATTTGAAGATCAAAAGGATTCAATTAAATTGACCAGCTTAATTTCACATGTCGTTGATAAAGATACCCAAGAAAAAATTGATGTTGTGAAATCACGCATGATTAAGTATTACAACTATTGTGATGTATGTGCTACGGATGTCTTACAATATGTAGCAAGTATTTTCGCCCGTGGAGATGTTAAAGGCAACTCATAA